One region of Vibrio cidicii genomic DNA includes:
- the viaA gene encoding ATPase RavA stimulator ViaA, with protein sequence MLGADSLNLALMIADSGIVESAVNDLMARSQLMVMAENQGVKSSVKNHLLKWRGSVKRRITKVCETERFQQELSLYQSVIHLSEREFFEQIDEVVKKLEWHSAFYMQARRLLERNKGVFNPMFPHYFCDQWYQSLSDAVKQAQLTELEANKEKMLTDMYQRMETMKSMDKVTDGGDEGSVGRLWDMAAAKLSKTDVSVMKRYAEFLKKNKGLQEIAEQLGRMANEVDDPDLYRTPAEELQMVEEKSDEATDDIVGIHESDDLNKLLPNETMFLAYPELEVVFYKHLADKRLMNYRVKGKSRTLRKVKAHKPDNQQVEIEKGPFVICVDASGSMSGFPEQSAKAMAYALMQIALAEERDCYVILFSTEQITYELTRQDGLREAADFLTYTFHGGTAFEPVLLKSIELMSGEKYRNADLVVLSDFIAPRQSEEMLAKVEQLKLQQNRFHAVSLSKYGNPELMSMFDHCWTYHPSLVGRLMKKW encoded by the coding sequence ATGCTGGGAGCCGATAGCCTTAACCTCGCGTTAATGATTGCAGACTCAGGCATTGTTGAGTCTGCGGTGAATGATTTAATGGCCCGATCGCAACTCATGGTGATGGCGGAAAACCAAGGTGTCAAATCCTCGGTAAAAAACCACCTGCTCAAATGGCGCGGTAGCGTTAAGCGACGTATTACCAAAGTGTGCGAAACGGAGCGCTTCCAGCAAGAGTTGTCGCTCTATCAAAGTGTTATTCACCTCAGTGAGCGCGAGTTTTTCGAGCAGATCGACGAGGTAGTGAAGAAACTGGAGTGGCATTCCGCGTTTTACATGCAGGCGCGTAGGCTGCTGGAAAGAAACAAAGGGGTGTTTAACCCTATGTTTCCACACTACTTCTGTGACCAGTGGTATCAGAGTTTAAGCGACGCGGTCAAACAAGCGCAGCTTACTGAGCTGGAAGCGAACAAAGAGAAAATGCTCACCGACATGTATCAGCGCATGGAAACCATGAAAAGCATGGACAAAGTGACCGACGGTGGCGATGAAGGCAGTGTGGGGCGTCTGTGGGACATGGCGGCAGCTAAGCTGAGCAAGACGGACGTTTCTGTGATGAAACGTTACGCCGAATTTCTTAAAAAGAACAAAGGTTTACAAGAGATAGCCGAGCAGCTTGGCCGCATGGCGAATGAGGTGGATGATCCGGATCTCTATCGCACACCAGCGGAAGAGCTGCAGATGGTGGAAGAGAAAAGCGATGAAGCCACCGATGACATTGTCGGCATTCACGAGAGTGATGATCTCAACAAACTGCTGCCGAATGAAACCATGTTTCTCGCCTATCCGGAGCTGGAAGTGGTGTTTTACAAGCATTTGGCCGATAAACGTTTAATGAACTATCGAGTCAAAGGCAAATCGCGCACTCTGCGTAAAGTAAAAGCGCATAAACCAGATAACCAGCAAGTTGAGATTGAAAAAGGGCCGTTTGTTATTTGTGTTGACGCATCTGGCTCGATGAGTGGTTTTCCAGAGCAAAGCGCTAAAGCGATGGCCTACGCGCTGATGCAGATTGCATTGGCAGAAGAGCGTGATTGTTATGTGATCTTATTCTCCACCGAGCAGATCACCTATGAATTGACACGCCAAGATGGCTTGCGTGAAGCAGCGGACTTCCTCACTTATACCTTTCATGGCGGCACTGCGTTTGAGCCCGTATTGCTTAAATCGATTGAGCTGATGAGCGGCGAGAAGTATCGCAACGCGGATCTGGTCGTGCTGTCAGATTTTATCGCGCCGAGACAGTCGGAAGAGATGCTGGCGAAGGTCGAGCAGCTTAAGTTGCAACAAAACCGTTTTCACGCGGTAAGCTTGTCCAAATATGGCAACCCTGAGTTGATGTCGATGTTTGATCACTGCTGGACTTACCACCCAAGTTTGGTCGGCCGCCTAATGAAAAAATGGTAA
- the rbsD gene encoding D-ribose pyranase: protein MKKSTLINSDLSYLVATLGHTDEITICDAGLPIPDQVTRIDLALTHGVPSFIETVGVFLSESQIEGVVMAEEFAQVSPELHQALLVQLQQEQECTGKSIAISYVSHQEFKQRTQQSKAVVRNGRMYALCQRYFSGRCGFLSGENVRVKYE, encoded by the coding sequence ATGAAAAAAAGTACCCTGATAAACTCTGACCTTTCTTATCTGGTGGCCACTTTGGGACACACCGATGAGATCACCATTTGTGATGCGGGTTTGCCCATTCCCGATCAAGTGACACGCATTGATTTGGCGCTGACTCATGGCGTCCCCAGCTTTATAGAAACGGTTGGCGTTTTCTTGTCAGAATCGCAGATTGAAGGGGTGGTGATGGCGGAGGAATTTGCTCAAGTTAGCCCAGAGCTTCATCAGGCGCTGCTTGTTCAATTGCAGCAAGAGCAAGAATGCACTGGCAAGAGCATCGCCATTTCCTATGTGTCTCATCAAGAGTTTAAGCAACGTACTCAGCAAAGCAAAGCGGTGGTGAGAAACGGGCGAATGTACGCCTTATGCCAACGTTATTTTTCAGGCCGGTGTGGTTTTTTAAGCGGCGAGAACGTGAGGGTAAAGTATGAGTGA
- the rbsC gene encoding ribose ABC transporter permease encodes MNSKTMSKPSNTGGKKLLSKEWLIEQKSLIALLFLIVVVSFLNPNFFTIDNILNILRQTSVNAIIAVGMTLVILTAGIDLSVGSVLALCGAFAASLVAMEVPVLIAIPTALVAGAALGAISGIIIAKGKVQAFIATLVTMTLLRGVTMVYTDGRPISTGFSDASDAFAWFGTGYALGIPVPVWLMVVVFAAAWYLLNHTRFGRYVYALGGNESATRLSGINVDRVKIGVYAICGLLAALAGIIVTSRLSSAQPTAGMGYELDAIAAVVLGGTSLMGGKGRIMGTLIGALIIGFLNNALNLLDVSSYYQMIAKAAVILLAVMVDNKNK; translated from the coding sequence ATGAACAGTAAAACCATGAGTAAGCCGAGCAATACAGGCGGCAAAAAACTGCTGAGTAAAGAGTGGTTGATTGAACAGAAATCACTGATTGCATTGCTGTTTTTGATCGTTGTTGTCTCATTTTTGAATCCAAATTTTTTCACCATCGACAACATTTTGAACATTTTGCGCCAGACATCCGTTAACGCGATTATTGCAGTGGGTATGACTCTAGTCATTCTTACCGCGGGGATCGATTTGAGTGTTGGCTCGGTGTTGGCCTTGTGTGGCGCTTTTGCGGCCAGTTTGGTCGCAATGGAAGTACCGGTGCTTATTGCCATTCCTACCGCTTTGGTGGCTGGTGCTGCGTTAGGTGCGATCAGCGGCATCATCATCGCCAAAGGCAAAGTACAGGCATTTATCGCCACGCTGGTAACCATGACGCTGCTGCGCGGTGTAACCATGGTTTATACCGATGGTCGTCCTATTTCAACCGGATTTAGTGATGCTTCTGATGCGTTTGCTTGGTTCGGTACCGGCTATGCGTTAGGCATTCCGGTGCCAGTTTGGTTGATGGTGGTGGTGTTTGCCGCGGCATGGTATCTGCTCAATCACACCCGTTTTGGTCGCTACGTCTACGCCTTAGGAGGCAATGAATCGGCAACTCGCCTCTCTGGTATCAATGTTGATCGCGTCAAGATTGGCGTGTACGCCATCTGTGGTCTGTTGGCGGCGCTGGCTGGCATCATCGTTACATCGCGTCTTTCGTCCGCACAGCCCACCGCTGGTATGGGGTACGAATTGGATGCGATTGCGGCCGTGGTGCTCGGCGGAACCAGCTTAATGGGCGGCAAAGGGCGAATCATGGGCACCTTGATTGGCGCACTGATCATCGGATTCTTGAATAACGCACTGAATCTATTGGATGTTTCCTCTTACTACCAGATGATTGCAAAAGCAGCGGTGATTCTGCTGGCCGTCATGGTGGACAACAAGAATAAGTAA
- a CDS encoding MmcQ/YjbR family DNA-binding protein translates to MTINELQQYLDTFNCAQSDFPFGPDALVYKVKEKMFAILATREGKEYVTLKAKPEDGEVLCAQFSAITPGYHTNKRHWITVYFAGDVEDGLIEDLCQRSYDLVVAKLPKSQRPL, encoded by the coding sequence ATGACGATCAACGAGTTACAGCAATACCTAGACACCTTCAACTGCGCGCAAAGTGATTTTCCTTTTGGTCCAGATGCTCTGGTTTATAAGGTCAAAGAGAAAATGTTTGCTATTTTGGCCACGCGCGAGGGAAAAGAGTACGTCACGCTCAAAGCCAAACCAGAAGATGGCGAAGTGCTCTGTGCACAATTTAGCGCCATCACACCGGGTTACCATACGAATAAACGCCACTGGATCACGGTCTATTTTGCTGGTGACGTCGAGGATGGCTTGATCGAAGATTTGTGTCAGCGCTCGTACGACTTAGTGGTGGCCAAACTGCCCAAGTCACAGCGGCCACTTTAG
- a CDS encoding succinylglutamate desuccinylase/aspartoacylase family protein, producing MATQFLADSLQGLRVIEALDVDDLPSGEHKFWFRVASNALSQWQHLPVLVFKGEKPGKKLLITAGVHGDEYNGVLSAQKVARDLIGQSLTGVVTIVPTINLSGLLNHSRDFHSADPDTSAVNLNRHFPGNAKGNEASRYLNTLWQKLLKPNAQLAIDLHTQTSGAAYPLYVFADFRLQASLDMARWLNPDAILDDPGDAGVLETVWNQHGVPCITVEVGMGRYTQSDLVKRTAEGINNILTHLQIKDDVPSTPLSCVQGKEIISLRAEVGGFVIPQVELLQAVSPGQLLAIQYDSFGEEIARYTAPVAATVLSHNLEPLRAPGALVVRLIR from the coding sequence ATGGCAACACAATTCTTAGCTGATTCTCTCCAAGGTCTGCGCGTGATTGAGGCTTTGGATGTCGATGATTTACCCAGCGGCGAGCACAAATTCTGGTTTCGCGTTGCCAGCAACGCTTTATCTCAGTGGCAACATCTGCCTGTGCTGGTCTTCAAAGGGGAAAAGCCGGGCAAAAAACTGCTCATCACCGCTGGCGTTCATGGTGATGAATACAACGGCGTACTCAGCGCGCAAAAAGTGGCACGTGATTTGATCGGGCAGAGCTTAACTGGCGTCGTGACTATCGTCCCCACCATCAACTTAAGTGGTTTGCTCAATCACAGTCGCGATTTTCATTCCGCTGACCCAGACACGTCGGCCGTCAATCTCAACCGTCACTTCCCCGGCAATGCAAAAGGGAATGAAGCCAGCCGCTACCTCAATACCTTGTGGCAAAAACTGTTAAAACCCAACGCACAACTGGCCATCGATCTGCACACACAAACCAGCGGCGCAGCGTATCCTCTTTATGTTTTTGCCGATTTTCGCCTGCAAGCTTCTCTTGATATGGCTCGCTGGTTAAACCCAGATGCCATTCTCGATGACCCGGGAGATGCGGGCGTGTTAGAAACGGTCTGGAATCAACATGGTGTCCCCTGCATCACGGTTGAAGTGGGCATGGGGCGATACACGCAATCTGACCTTGTTAAACGCACAGCCGAAGGAATCAATAACATTCTGACGCACTTGCAGATCAAAGACGACGTCCCGTCAACGCCGCTTTCTTGTGTGCAAGGCAAAGAGATTATATCACTGCGCGCCGAGGTGGGCGGCTTTGTCATTCCACAAGTTGAGCTGCTGCAAGCCGTTTCCCCGGGCCAATTGCTGGCAATTCAGTACGACAGCTTTGGGGAAGAAATTGCTCGCTACACCGCGCCTGTCGCCGCGACGGTTCTAAGCCACAATCTTGAACCACTGCGCGCACCGGGCGCTTTAGTGGTGCGTTTGATTCGCTGA
- the rbsA gene encoding ribose ABC transporter ATP-binding protein RbsA — MSEAILQLNNIEKAFPGVKALDKASLNVYPGRVMALMGENGAGKSTLMKVLTGIYHKDAGSILYQGRETTFKGPRDSQQAGISIIHQELNLIPQLTIAENIFLGREITTKFGRIDWAKMYQMADKLLARLKVKHSAKTRLGELSLGEQQMVEIAKALSFESRVIIMDEPTDALTDTETQALFGVINELRDQGCGIVYISHRLKEIFEICDDITVLRDGKFIAQCAVAETDEEGLIEMMVGRKLEEQYPRIDVKHGETCLQVVGLTGSGVHDVSFSLKRGEILGISGLMGAGRTELMKVIYGALPSERGVINLEQKTINPVSPQDGLANGIAYISEDRKGDGLVLGLSVKENMTLCALDKLSKGMQIQHGDEVTAVDDFIQLFNIKTPSREQIIGNLSGGNQQKVAIAKGLMTRPKVLILDEPTRGVDVGAKKEIYQLINKFKAEGMSIILVSSEMPEVLGMSDRILVMHEGRITGEFDAKDANQEKLMACAVGKTLSEEAA, encoded by the coding sequence ATGAGTGAGGCGATACTGCAACTGAACAACATTGAGAAAGCATTTCCGGGTGTCAAAGCGCTGGATAAAGCATCACTCAATGTCTATCCCGGCCGAGTGATGGCGCTAATGGGGGAAAATGGCGCGGGCAAGTCCACCTTAATGAAAGTGCTGACGGGGATTTACCACAAAGACGCTGGCAGCATCCTCTATCAAGGCCGTGAAACCACATTTAAAGGTCCGCGAGACTCCCAGCAAGCGGGTATCAGTATTATTCACCAAGAATTGAATCTGATACCGCAATTGACTATTGCGGAAAACATCTTTCTTGGCCGTGAAATAACCACCAAATTTGGTCGCATTGACTGGGCCAAAATGTACCAGATGGCGGATAAATTACTGGCCCGCTTGAAAGTAAAGCACAGCGCGAAAACGCGACTCGGTGAACTGAGTTTGGGCGAGCAGCAGATGGTGGAAATCGCCAAAGCGCTCTCGTTTGAGTCGCGTGTCATCATCATGGATGAGCCAACCGACGCTTTGACGGACACGGAAACGCAAGCCTTGTTTGGCGTGATCAACGAACTGCGCGATCAAGGCTGTGGCATCGTCTATATCTCTCACCGTCTCAAAGAGATCTTCGAGATCTGCGACGACATTACCGTGCTGCGCGACGGAAAATTCATTGCTCAATGTGCTGTAGCGGAGACGGATGAAGAGGGGCTGATCGAGATGATGGTTGGCCGTAAGCTGGAAGAGCAGTACCCACGCATTGACGTCAAACATGGTGAGACCTGTTTGCAAGTGGTGGGGCTCACAGGATCTGGTGTTCATGATGTCAGCTTTAGCCTAAAACGTGGCGAGATCCTCGGCATTTCCGGTTTGATGGGCGCAGGGCGCACCGAATTGATGAAGGTGATTTACGGTGCGCTGCCGAGTGAGCGCGGAGTGATAAACCTTGAACAGAAAACCATTAATCCGGTGAGCCCGCAAGATGGCCTAGCCAACGGCATCGCCTACATTTCCGAGGATCGCAAAGGCGATGGCTTGGTATTAGGGCTGTCGGTGAAAGAGAATATGACACTCTGCGCGCTGGATAAACTGAGCAAAGGGATGCAAATCCAGCATGGCGATGAAGTGACGGCGGTGGATGACTTTATCCAGCTATTCAATATCAAAACGCCAAGCCGCGAACAAATCATTGGCAATTTATCGGGTGGTAATCAGCAAAAAGTGGCGATTGCCAAAGGGTTGATGACGCGGCCTAAAGTACTGATCCTCGATGAGCCGACACGTGGTGTGGATGTCGGGGCAAAAAAAGAGATTTATCAATTAATCAATAAGTTCAAAGCCGAGGGGATGAGCATCATTTTGGTGTCATCGGAAATGCCTGAGGTGCTTGGTATGAGTGATCGCATCTTAGTCATGCACGAAGGACGCATCACCGGAGAATTTGATGCAAAAGACGCGAATCAGGAAAAACTGATGGCGTGTGCAGTCGGTAAAACGCTATCTGAGGAAGCCGCATGA
- a CDS encoding NUDIX hydrolase has translation MRKIIHKWKNIALVEENIALPNGKSVCHTTIQHPGAAVILPVTASGEIVLINQYRPSLKKWLLELPAGTKEANEDPLTCAQRELEEETGYSAECFYSLGQVTPLAGFCDEIQYLYVAKQLRLTNRYQCDDDEVIQVVTMPVSQLEEKIIDGSISDGKTIACLSKAKLCGYL, from the coding sequence ATGAGAAAAATCATACATAAATGGAAAAACATCGCCCTGGTTGAAGAAAATATTGCCCTACCTAACGGCAAATCTGTCTGTCATACCACCATCCAACATCCCGGCGCAGCGGTCATTTTGCCCGTCACGGCGTCAGGCGAAATTGTGCTGATCAATCAGTATCGCCCTTCGTTAAAAAAATGGCTGTTGGAACTTCCGGCGGGCACCAAAGAGGCCAATGAAGATCCACTCACCTGTGCTCAACGAGAGTTAGAGGAAGAAACTGGTTACAGTGCAGAGTGCTTTTACTCACTGGGTCAAGTCACGCCGCTGGCTGGATTTTGCGATGAAATCCAATATCTGTACGTGGCAAAGCAGTTGCGTCTAACCAACCGCTATCAATGTGATGACGATGAAGTGATTCAAGTCGTCACCATGCCAGTCTCGCAATTAGAAGAGAAAATTATTGACGGCAGCATCAGTGATGGCAAAACCATTGCTTGTTTGAGTAAAGCCAAACTGTGCGGTTATCTCTAA
- a CDS encoding ATPase RavA domain-containing protein — protein MIRPSFASNADKALLSERINKLSLALADGVYEREYTIKLCLLAALAGESVFLLGPPGIAKSLIAKRLIQAFDNSSYFEYLMTRFSTPEEVFGPLSIQELKDNGRYVRLTQGYLPTAQVVFLDEIWKAGPAILNTLLTVVNEKTFKNGSDIERVPMRLLISASNELPDEDSGLEALYDRMLVRVFVNRIQNKQNFKSMLTVGTPEEARIPEGLAITDEEYHHWQQVLESLKLNDKVFEKLYQLKSMLEEKVEAQGYDAADMDLYVSDRRWKKAVRLLKASAFFNGRDEINPLDLLLLQDCLWNSPDSRDVVTSVIQEFALSYAFDQKNVQHQIDHCREELADIQQELEEQYGIVLSMESSAGLLRKGKEVHHFDTSEARIYSVGPTRNLVKLVLLQSNMSVSESERGDSRWVYVQKDELDRLIKEGQGDLYGFVNQNTNLCRLKFDLDASNNLVVRDIANRAVLVSLVTKEGLNQEHYQKWVEKCDSAFSKLTEAEHHLRKARSDFHGALPHNFIDPELPRLMEATLQQVNHTLETTKSESEKTMFRIKHLNEYFS, from the coding sequence ATGATTCGCCCCTCTTTTGCGTCAAACGCAGACAAAGCGTTACTTTCCGAAAGAATTAACAAACTCTCTTTAGCGCTGGCTGATGGCGTTTATGAACGTGAATATACCATCAAACTCTGTTTATTGGCCGCTTTGGCTGGTGAAAGCGTGTTTCTTCTTGGCCCTCCGGGTATTGCTAAGAGTTTGATTGCAAAGCGCCTTATCCAAGCATTTGACAACAGCAGCTATTTTGAATACCTGATGACGCGTTTTTCCACGCCAGAAGAAGTGTTTGGGCCGCTGAGCATTCAAGAACTGAAAGACAATGGCCGTTATGTGCGCTTAACTCAAGGCTATCTGCCGACGGCGCAAGTGGTGTTTTTGGATGAAATCTGGAAAGCAGGGCCAGCGATTCTCAACACGCTTCTTACCGTCGTCAATGAAAAGACCTTTAAAAATGGCAGCGATATCGAGCGTGTACCGATGCGTCTGCTGATTTCTGCGTCTAACGAATTACCGGATGAAGACAGTGGTCTTGAAGCCTTGTACGATCGGATGTTGGTGCGTGTCTTCGTCAATCGAATCCAGAACAAGCAAAATTTCAAATCGATGCTGACAGTCGGTACGCCAGAAGAGGCGCGCATTCCTGAGGGTTTGGCGATCACTGATGAAGAGTATCATCATTGGCAGCAGGTGCTCGAGTCACTCAAACTCAACGATAAAGTGTTTGAAAAACTCTATCAGCTCAAATCGATGCTGGAAGAGAAAGTGGAAGCTCAAGGCTATGATGCGGCTGACATGGATCTCTATGTCTCTGACCGTCGCTGGAAAAAGGCGGTGCGCCTTCTCAAAGCGAGCGCCTTTTTCAATGGTCGTGACGAGATCAATCCACTGGATCTGCTGTTACTGCAAGACTGCTTGTGGAATAGCCCTGACTCTCGTGACGTGGTCACTTCTGTCATCCAAGAGTTTGCCCTTAGCTATGCGTTTGATCAAAAGAACGTACAGCACCAAATAGACCATTGTCGCGAAGAGCTGGCGGATATTCAGCAGGAGCTGGAAGAGCAGTACGGCATTGTCTTGTCGATGGAATCCTCGGCGGGTCTTTTGCGTAAAGGGAAAGAGGTACACCATTTTGATACTTCAGAAGCGCGCATTTACAGCGTTGGGCCAACGCGTAATCTGGTCAAACTGGTGCTACTACAAAGCAACATGTCAGTCTCTGAATCTGAACGAGGCGATAGCCGCTGGGTATATGTGCAAAAAGATGAGTTGGATCGCCTGATCAAAGAAGGTCAAGGTGACCTCTATGGTTTTGTCAATCAAAATACCAACTTGTGTCGTCTCAAGTTCGATTTAGATGCCTCAAATAACTTAGTCGTTCGCGATATTGCCAACCGCGCTGTGCTGGTCAGTTTGGTGACGAAAGAGGGGCTTAACCAAGAACACTACCAAAAATGGGTAGAAAAATGTGACAGCGCTTTTAGCAAACTCACCGAGGCTGAACACCACTTACGCAAAGCGCGCAGCGATTTTCATGGTGCCTTGCCACACAACTTCATTGATCCGGAACTGCCTCGTTTAATGGAAGCAACGCTGCAACAGGTCAATCACACGCTGGAAACCACCAAAAGCGAAAGTGAGAAAACCATGTTCCGCATTAAGCATCTCAACGAGTACTTTTCGTAA
- a CDS encoding Mpo1-like protein, which produces MRTLTQWLDAYGQSHQHPINQRIHTIAVPGIFFSVVALIWSIPPITLSGMTLNWVWLAALPVWVFYFRLSLSVFLLMLGYTLSCIALAWSLALLQLPVFTLALALFVCLWLLQFIGHKIEGKKPSFFEDLQFLLIGPIWVFRKR; this is translated from the coding sequence ATGCGTACCTTGACTCAGTGGCTTGACGCTTACGGGCAAAGCCATCAACACCCGATCAATCAGCGTATCCACACCATTGCAGTGCCGGGGATTTTTTTCTCTGTGGTGGCGCTGATCTGGTCCATTCCCCCCATTACTTTGTCTGGCATGACACTCAATTGGGTCTGGCTCGCAGCCTTACCGGTGTGGGTATTTTATTTTCGCCTTTCACTGAGTGTCTTCTTGCTGATGCTCGGTTATACCTTGTCTTGCATCGCGCTGGCTTGGAGCTTAGCACTTTTGCAACTGCCCGTTTTTACTCTCGCCTTGGCGCTGTTTGTCTGCTTGTGGCTGTTGCAGTTCATTGGCCATAAAATTGAAGGTAAAAAGCCGTCCTTTTTTGAAGACTTGCAGTTTCTCCTCATCGGGCCGATCTGGGTGTTTAGAAAGCGCTAA
- a CDS encoding LysE family translocator, translating to MNLALLSAFIPTFFFVSITPGMCMTLALSLGMSIGYKRTLWMMIGELAGVALVSVSAVIGIAAIMLNYPMLFVSFKVLGALYLIYLGVQMWRSKGKLALSGDGSPVMVGGNWNLVIQGFITAIANPKGWAFMISLLPPFIDQSAPLTPQLILLVGIILISEFVCMTLYATGGKGLKRILGKSQNVRTLNRIAGSLMVGVGIWLFFS from the coding sequence ATGAACCTTGCATTGCTTTCTGCTTTTATCCCAACTTTCTTCTTTGTCTCGATTACGCCCGGCATGTGCATGACGCTGGCACTGAGCTTGGGCATGAGTATTGGCTACAAACGCACTTTATGGATGATGATCGGTGAACTCGCCGGAGTGGCGTTGGTTTCGGTGTCGGCGGTGATTGGCATTGCGGCTATCATGCTCAACTACCCGATGCTGTTTGTCAGTTTCAAGGTGTTAGGCGCACTCTATTTGATCTACCTTGGCGTGCAGATGTGGCGTTCGAAAGGCAAGTTAGCATTATCAGGCGATGGCAGCCCCGTCATGGTCGGTGGTAACTGGAATTTGGTGATACAAGGCTTTATCACCGCCATTGCGAACCCCAAAGGTTGGGCGTTTATGATTTCGCTGTTGCCGCCTTTTATCGATCAATCGGCGCCACTCACCCCACAACTAATACTGTTAGTCGGCATTATTCTCATCTCGGAGTTTGTCTGTATGACGCTCTACGCCACCGGCGGTAAGGGGCTAAAACGCATTCTTGGCAAATCACAAAATGTGCGGACGCTCAACCGAATTGCAGGCAGCTTGATGGTCGGCGTCGGCATCTGGTTGTTTTTTAGCTAA